In one window of Mytilus galloprovincialis chromosome 6, xbMytGall1.hap1.1, whole genome shotgun sequence DNA:
- the LOC143078212 gene encoding M-phase inducer phosphatase 1-like, giving the protein MFKNNTEMDCATGDTCRKIPQTPDFIKSLFDEDSGLGMEFSEFDDSPTLSLFKSDFRSKRKRADKFDNKTECDTPVSYSKRKYLRSQKLLQTKSLSFDAHILSTNKDLSVDSINQKDTKTEDVLVEAAVLTGDGKKECCLQTVQGHCHDLRYITPATINDVLNGKYNDTIGSFRIIDSRYSYEFEGGHIHGAENIHNKDDILELLKNTNTPRSDGKRDIIIFHCEFSSERGPKMCRFLRNHDRELNADNYPSLYFPELYILKGGYKEFYGSYKTLCTPMDYVPMLSKDHKDDLRHFRSKSKSWYAGQKRQKYSSGRLFY; this is encoded by the exons atgtttaaaaata acacTGAGATGGATTGTGCAACTGGAGATACCTGTCGTAAAATTCCCCAAACTCCAGACTTTATAAAAAGTTTGTTCGACGAAGATTCCGGACTTGGTATGGAATTTTCTGAATTTGACGACTCACCAACACTAAGTTTGTTTAAATCAGATTTTAGATCAAAGAGAAAAAGAGCCGACAAATTTGACAACAAAACTGAATGTGATACCCCTGTGTCTTACAGTAAGAGAAAGTACCTCAGGTCTCAAAAACTATTGCAAACAAAATCTTTGTCGTTTGATGCACATATTCTCAGTACCAACAAAGACCTGTCCGTTGACTCCATCAATCAGAAAGATACTAAAACAGAAGATGTTTTAGTTGAAGCCGCCGTCCTCACTGGAGATGGAAAGAAAGAATGTTGCTTACAAACCGTTCAGGGACACTGTCATGACCTAAGATACATTACTCCAGCCACCATCAATGATGTTTTAAACGGGAAATACAACGATACAATTGGAAGCTTTCGTATAATTGACAGTAGATATTCCTATGAGTTTGAAGGTGGTCACATACATGGTGCTGAAAATATTCATAATAAAGACGATATTTTAGaactattaaaaaatacaaatacacccCGCTCAGATGGAAAGCGTGACATTATTATTTTCCATTGTGAGTTTTCTTCCGAGAGAGGACCTAAAATGTGCCGCTTTCTTCGTAATCATGACAGAGAGTTAAATGCTGACAATTATCCTTCCTTGTATTTCCCTGAGCTTTATATTCTAAAGGGAGGATACAAGGAGTTTTATGGAAGTTATAAGACATTATGTACTCCCATGGATTACGTTCCAATGTTAAGCAAAGATCACAAAGACGATTTGCGTCATTTCCGTTCTAAATCAAAATCATGGTACGCTGGCCAAAAACGACAGAAATATTCCTCCGGTCGTTTGTTTTATTGA
- the LOC143078213 gene encoding M-phase inducer phosphatase 1-A-like isoform X1, translating into MFENNTEMDCLTGDNRQHKVPKTPDFIKSLFDEDSGLGMDFNSFDDSPTLSLFNSELSSKRKRVDRLDTNTDCDTPVSYSKKRYIRSQKQLLKKSLSFDAQILSISKDLSADAIELNNTKTEDVLVQAAVLTGDGKEVCCLQTVQGQCHDLRYITPATINDVLNGKYNDTIGSFRIIDSRYSYEFEGGHIPGAENIHNKDDILELLKNPNTPRSDGKRDIIIFHCEFSSERGPKMCRFLRNHDRELNAENYPSLYFPELYILKGGYKEFYESFKTLCTPMDYVPMLSKDHKDDLRHFRSKSKSWYAGQKRLKSTFGRLFY; encoded by the exons ATGTTCGAAAACA ACACTGAGATGGATTGTTTAACCGGAGATAACCGTCAACACAAAGTTCCAAAAACTCCAGACTTTATAAAAAGTTTGTTCGACGAAGATTCCGGACTTGGTATGGACTTTAATTCATTTGACGATTCACCGACACTGAGTCTGTTTAATTCAGAACTTAGCTCAAAAAGAAAAAGAGTCGACAGATTAGACACGAATACTGACTGTGATACTCCTGTATCTTACAGCAAGAAAAGATACATCAGATCTCAAAAGCAATTGCTAAAAAAATCTTTGTCGTTTGACGCTCAGATTCTAAGTATCAGTAAAGACTTGTCCGCTGACGCCATCGAGCTCAACAATACTAAAACAGAAGACGTCTTAGTTCAAGCCGCCGTCCTCACTGGAGATGGAAAGGAAGTGTGTTGCTTACAAACCGTTCAGGGACAATGTCATGACCTAAGATACATAACTCCAGCCACCATCAATGATGTTTTAAACGGGAAATACAACGATACAATTGGAAGCTTTCGTATAATTGACAGTAGATATTCGTATGAGTTTGAAGGTGGTCACATACCAGGTGCTGAAAATATTCATAATAAGGACGATATTTTAGAACTATTAAAAAATCCAAATACACCCCGCTCGGATGGAAAGCGTGACATAATTATTTTTCATTGTGAGTTTTCTTCAGAGAGAGGACCTAAAATGTGCCGCTTTCTTCGTAATCACGACAGAGAATTAAATGCGGAAAATTATCCTTCTTTGTATTTTCCTGAACTTTATATTCTAAAGGGAGGATACAAGGAGTTTTATGAAAGTTTCAAGACATTATGTACTCCAATGGATTATGTTCCAATGTTAAGCAAAGATCACAAAGACGATTTACGCCATTTCCGGTCTAAATCTAAATCATGGTATGCTGGCCAAAAGCGACTGAAGTCTACCTTCGGTCGTTTGTTCTATTGA
- the LOC143078213 gene encoding M-phase inducer phosphatase 1-A-like isoform X2, whose translation MDCLTGDNRQHKVPKTPDFIKSLFDEDSGLGMDFNSFDDSPTLSLFNSELSSKRKRVDRLDTNTDCDTPVSYSKKRYIRSQKQLLKKSLSFDAQILSISKDLSADAIELNNTKTEDVLVQAAVLTGDGKEVCCLQTVQGQCHDLRYITPATINDVLNGKYNDTIGSFRIIDSRYSYEFEGGHIPGAENIHNKDDILELLKNPNTPRSDGKRDIIIFHCEFSSERGPKMCRFLRNHDRELNAENYPSLYFPELYILKGGYKEFYESFKTLCTPMDYVPMLSKDHKDDLRHFRSKSKSWYAGQKRLKSTFGRLFY comes from the coding sequence ATGGATTGTTTAACCGGAGATAACCGTCAACACAAAGTTCCAAAAACTCCAGACTTTATAAAAAGTTTGTTCGACGAAGATTCCGGACTTGGTATGGACTTTAATTCATTTGACGATTCACCGACACTGAGTCTGTTTAATTCAGAACTTAGCTCAAAAAGAAAAAGAGTCGACAGATTAGACACGAATACTGACTGTGATACTCCTGTATCTTACAGCAAGAAAAGATACATCAGATCTCAAAAGCAATTGCTAAAAAAATCTTTGTCGTTTGACGCTCAGATTCTAAGTATCAGTAAAGACTTGTCCGCTGACGCCATCGAGCTCAACAATACTAAAACAGAAGACGTCTTAGTTCAAGCCGCCGTCCTCACTGGAGATGGAAAGGAAGTGTGTTGCTTACAAACCGTTCAGGGACAATGTCATGACCTAAGATACATAACTCCAGCCACCATCAATGATGTTTTAAACGGGAAATACAACGATACAATTGGAAGCTTTCGTATAATTGACAGTAGATATTCGTATGAGTTTGAAGGTGGTCACATACCAGGTGCTGAAAATATTCATAATAAGGACGATATTTTAGAACTATTAAAAAATCCAAATACACCCCGCTCGGATGGAAAGCGTGACATAATTATTTTTCATTGTGAGTTTTCTTCAGAGAGAGGACCTAAAATGTGCCGCTTTCTTCGTAATCACGACAGAGAATTAAATGCGGAAAATTATCCTTCTTTGTATTTTCCTGAACTTTATATTCTAAAGGGAGGATACAAGGAGTTTTATGAAAGTTTCAAGACATTATGTACTCCAATGGATTATGTTCCAATGTTAAGCAAAGATCACAAAGACGATTTACGCCATTTCCGGTCTAAATCTAAATCATGGTATGCTGGCCAAAAGCGACTGAAGTCTACCTTCGGTCGTTTGTTCTATTGA